From the genome of Sulfurovum sp. NBC37-1, one region includes:
- a CDS encoding tetratricopeptide repeat-containing sulfotransferase family protein, producing MTKEQETINKKMHQTNQALQKRDYDSAVLLLQELTAAHPKYLPAHKLLASIWMKTVTPDFALPLLEKALEVTSSDAEVWKLLGHYHKLKEEWMAAVEAFSRSIEIDPNQSRLLEELYHLHHRLGDMRSSKEILLKQLKLDPGNSILLWREADLLSKFGNKAEAWEKYDVLVKGDTPNISEKQWNTWFLLKKKYGDARKEHQWLYESLLLYPKNNALRWTYGRSCFEANNFDEALEHFEAVQKSEPENIAFNRSLGMAYKILGEFDKASFCFTKVLEKDPLNMEILQSLSSMHTYRYGDAFFKKICFAQANMADMAAEKRVLMHYALGKVYDDVGELATAFEHYKVGGMLRSQERHFKELAVTRSYVHDKLRALPKNYFKPSHPTGCTSSKPVFILGMPRSGTTLMEQVLSGLGNVYGAGELSHISEVLEGVKIDGESFFPGKNAQGKEGPSYKEMGERYLDKIEALAPKESRRIVDKMPHNFMHTGFIHLMLPNASIVHARRHPVETCLSAYRIHFAEGHYWADDLRTMGRYYRLYTELMAYWKSVLPQGTILDVRYEDMVGDLEGESKKIAGHIGVEWRKECLDFHKSKKAVRTASLSQVRQPLYQSSMNRWRKYEPYLKPLLDEIGDLVKAYENELKD from the coding sequence ATGACAAAAGAACAAGAAACTATAAATAAAAAAATGCATCAGACAAACCAGGCACTTCAAAAACGAGACTATGACAGTGCCGTACTGCTACTGCAGGAATTGACAGCCGCTCATCCAAAATATTTACCTGCCCACAAACTGCTGGCATCGATCTGGATGAAGACAGTCACACCGGATTTTGCGTTACCTCTTCTTGAAAAAGCACTTGAAGTGACCTCTTCGGATGCCGAGGTATGGAAACTGTTGGGACACTACCATAAGCTCAAAGAGGAGTGGATGGCAGCTGTGGAGGCATTTTCCAGATCCATAGAGATAGATCCCAATCAGAGCAGGCTGCTCGAAGAATTATATCATTTGCATCACAGGCTCGGTGATATGCGATCGTCAAAAGAAATACTTTTAAAGCAGTTAAAGCTTGACCCCGGCAACAGCATACTTCTATGGCGGGAAGCAGATCTACTGAGCAAGTTCGGCAATAAAGCAGAAGCATGGGAAAAGTACGATGTTCTGGTCAAAGGGGATACTCCCAATATTTCCGAAAAACAGTGGAATACATGGTTTTTGCTAAAGAAAAAATATGGAGACGCCAGGAAAGAACATCAGTGGCTATACGAATCACTTCTGCTCTATCCTAAAAACAATGCGCTGCGATGGACTTACGGAAGAAGCTGCTTTGAGGCAAATAATTTTGACGAAGCACTTGAGCACTTTGAGGCAGTACAGAAAAGTGAACCGGAAAATATCGCTTTTAATCGTTCTCTTGGTATGGCTTACAAGATTTTGGGAGAATTTGACAAAGCTTCTTTTTGTTTTACAAAAGTTTTAGAGAAAGATCCTCTAAATATGGAAATTCTTCAAAGCTTAAGTTCAATGCATACCTATAGATACGGAGATGCGTTTTTTAAAAAGATATGTTTTGCACAGGCGAATATGGCTGATATGGCAGCAGAAAAAAGAGTATTGATGCATTATGCACTGGGGAAGGTTTATGATGATGTAGGTGAACTTGCTACAGCTTTTGAGCATTATAAAGTCGGGGGAATGCTTCGTTCGCAAGAGAGACATTTTAAAGAACTGGCAGTAACAAGATCCTATGTGCATGACAAGCTGAGAGCGCTGCCGAAAAACTACTTCAAACCTTCACACCCCACAGGATGCACAAGCAGTAAACCGGTATTTATACTCGGTATGCCGCGTTCGGGTACAACACTGATGGAACAGGTACTCTCAGGTCTGGGCAATGTATATGGTGCGGGCGAACTAAGCCATATAAGCGAAGTGCTGGAGGGGGTGAAGATAGATGGAGAATCTTTCTTCCCTGGAAAGAATGCACAGGGAAAAGAGGGACCAAGCTATAAAGAGATGGGGGAACGCTATCTTGACAAGATAGAGGCCCTTGCACCAAAAGAAAGCAGGCGGATCGTAGACAAAATGCCGCACAATTTTATGCATACAGGATTCATCCATCTGATGCTGCCCAATGCGTCCATTGTCCATGCACGCAGACATCCTGTGGAGACCTGTCTCTCTGCCTATCGCATCCATTTTGCCGAAGGGCACTACTGGGCAGATGACCTTCGTACGATGGGGCGCTACTACCGGCTCTATACCGAGCTGATGGCATACTGGAAAAGTGTACTTCCCCAAGGTACGATACTGGATGTACGCTATGAAGACATGGTAGGGGACCTGGAAGGCGAATCGAAGAAGATAGCCGGGCATATCGGGGTGGAGTGGCGCAAAGAATGCCTGGATTTCCACAAAAGCAAAAAGGCTGTACGAACTGCAAGCCTTTCACAGGTACGTCAGCCTCTCTACCAAAGTTCTATGAACCGATGGCGTAAGTATGAGCCATACCTCAAACCTCTTCTTGACGAAATAGGTGATCTTGTAAAAGCGTATGAAAATGAACTGAAAGATTGA
- a CDS encoding SDR family oxidoreductase, translated as MSYILIIGAKSDMARAIAREYAKNGYNLYLAARNVDELTEFAKDIITRTQREVDLVEFDVLNYTSHQAFYENLQEKPLGIISAVGYLGDQKKAQNDFSETQRIIDTNYTGIVSLFNIVATDFEKRRSGFMVGISSVAGDRGRKSNYIYGSAKAALTAYLSGLRNRLYDAQIQVLTVKPGFVATKMTENLDLPEKLTAQPEEVAKAIFSAQQRGKNVIYTKWVWKYIMMIIRAIPEWKFRSMDI; from the coding sequence ATGAGTTATATATTAATTATAGGCGCAAAAAGTGACATGGCCCGAGCAATTGCCAGAGAGTATGCCAAAAACGGGTACAATCTCTATCTTGCCGCCAGAAATGTGGATGAACTGACCGAGTTCGCAAAAGATATAATTACGAGAACGCAAAGAGAAGTGGATCTTGTAGAATTTGATGTACTGAATTACACCAGCCATCAGGCATTTTATGAAAATCTCCAGGAAAAACCACTCGGTATTATTTCTGCCGTTGGGTATCTCGGAGACCAGAAAAAAGCCCAGAATGATTTTAGTGAAACGCAGAGGATCATTGACACCAACTATACGGGTATTGTCAGTCTGTTCAACATTGTTGCCACCGACTTCGAGAAACGACGTAGCGGTTTTATGGTCGGTATCTCTTCTGTTGCAGGCGACAGGGGTCGGAAAAGCAACTATATCTACGGTTCAGCCAAAGCGGCACTAACTGCTTATCTTTCCGGTCTGAGAAACAGACTTTATGATGCGCAGATACAAGTACTGACGGTCAAACCTGGGTTTGTAGCGACCAAGATGACGGAAAACCTGGATCTTCCTGAAAAGCTGACTGCACAGCCCGAAGAAGTAGCAAAAGCTATTTTTAGTGCTCAACAGAGAGGGAAAAATGTGATTTATACAAAATGGGTCTGGAAGTATATCATGATGATCATCAGAGCTATCCCGGAATGGAAATTCAGGAGCATGGATATATGA
- a CDS encoding glycosyltransferase family 39 protein, with protein sequence MTSTSSTKFFLILTSLIIFLIVGLSRNHSVNSDPKGTLLTAQSIIENQTIKLDNYENIQKYGYQIYKKNDHYYYYFPLGSSISSIPFVWVAKYIFSLDMNKTDDDTQVQKIIIAVVAVLIFLFLFKISTFYFNDKISIIIAASFWSATSLSSTLGQGLWSQDFATLYAAISVYLGLCFIKDRHRKWWAWLGLALFMAYLTRPTMSLLTISIILFLFFNHQKALAVKVALLVTALLVLFVLFSLHEYNQLLPDYYLPKRLESQTFWTALYGNLLSPSRGILIFSPFLFIFVLNAKTLFTVLKNDKTLIIFASWIILHLIIISKFPHWWAGWSYGPRFMIDVLIPIYLLFVILLYEIFKKRSSVYNKLNLIFLAVTVPLAIYINTYQGLYNPYTKKWNTEPNIDQNPYYLFDWKYPQFLHSKHRHEARRKEFNEYMKHIILFDSPKITYSYGWSFPEKNHIWSLGDKSALSVKLENKTYHGTLLLNVGAFGKQKVKIYLNNTLVSESSIAGYSNHLKIDFDPHILKPEDINTIRFEYSDPHRSENGDRRILAMALKSLDIE encoded by the coding sequence ATGACAAGTACTTCAAGTACAAAATTTTTTTTAATTCTCACTTCACTGATTATCTTTCTGATAGTGGGATTGTCCAGAAATCATTCGGTAAACAGTGATCCAAAAGGTACTCTGCTTACTGCGCAAAGTATCATCGAGAATCAAACCATTAAACTTGATAATTATGAAAATATACAAAAATACGGTTACCAAATATACAAAAAAAACGATCATTACTATTATTATTTTCCTTTAGGTTCGTCGATCTCAAGCATACCGTTTGTCTGGGTAGCAAAATACATATTTTCTTTAGACATGAATAAAACAGATGACGACACGCAGGTACAGAAAATAATTATTGCCGTTGTTGCGGTACTTATATTTTTGTTTCTTTTTAAGATTTCCACTTTTTACTTCAATGATAAAATCAGCATCATAATAGCCGCTTCTTTCTGGTCTGCAACATCCCTGTCCAGTACACTGGGGCAGGGCCTGTGGTCTCAGGACTTTGCTACATTGTATGCAGCAATCTCGGTTTACTTGGGACTCTGCTTCATAAAAGACAGACACCGGAAGTGGTGGGCTTGGCTTGGCTTGGCATTATTTATGGCATATCTTACCAGGCCTACGATGTCTCTATTGACTATTTCCATCATACTGTTTTTATTTTTCAACCATCAAAAAGCTCTTGCAGTCAAAGTAGCATTGCTGGTCACCGCCTTATTGGTTTTGTTCGTTTTGTTTTCTCTTCATGAGTACAATCAGCTGTTGCCTGATTACTATTTGCCAAAACGACTGGAAAGCCAAACATTCTGGACTGCCCTCTATGGCAATCTTCTTAGTCCTTCAAGAGGCATTTTAATATTCTCTCCATTTTTATTCATATTTGTTCTCAATGCAAAAACATTATTTACCGTACTGAAGAACGATAAAACGTTGATCATATTTGCATCCTGGATCATACTGCATCTCATTATTATTTCAAAATTTCCGCATTGGTGGGCAGGATGGAGTTATGGACCTCGATTCATGATCGATGTCTTGATTCCCATTTATCTGTTGTTTGTCATATTGCTTTACGAAATCTTCAAAAAGAGATCATCCGTATACAACAAACTAAATTTGATTTTTCTGGCTGTTACGGTACCGCTGGCGATATATATCAACACGTATCAAGGTCTGTATAATCCTTATACAAAGAAATGGAATACCGAACCAAATATTGACCAAAATCCGTATTATCTGTTTGACTGGAAATATCCACAGTTTTTACACAGCAAACACAGACATGAAGCAAGACGGAAAGAATTTAACGAATACATGAAACATATTATTTTGTTCGATTCTCCCAAAATAACTTACAGCTATGGCTGGTCATTTCCTGAAAAAAACCATATTTGGTCCCTGGGTGACAAATCTGCCCTTTCCGTAAAACTGGAAAACAAAACCTACCATGGGACATTGTTGTTGAATGTAGGTGCATTCGGTAAACAGAAGGTAAAGATCTATCTGAACAATACGCTTGTTTCTGAAAGTAGCATAGCAGGTTATTCAAACCATTTAAAAATTGACTTCGACCCTCATATATTAAAACCCGAAGATATCAATACCATAAGGTTCGAATATTCCGATCCCCACAGGTCAGAGAATGGAGACAGGCGAATTTTGGCTATGGCATTGAAATCTCTGGACATAGAGTGA
- a CDS encoding FAD-binding oxidoreductase, which produces MKTCSAWGMYPKIKCQYFKFDKKETLKRIISNHGELIPYGNGRSYGDSALSTNIITLNSHDYFLDFDEEKGLLHLEAGVLLSDILEHFVPRGWFLKVTPGTKLITVGGAIASDVHGKNHHREGCFSECIEDFSIMLEHGEVVSCSREKTPELFKATCGGMGLTGVILDARIYLKKINSQYIEQTTIKTQNLKETFEAFEAYSHMPYSVAWIDCLAKKDKIGKCLLMVGDFKNDGRLDYKIKKQKEIPFNFPGFALNKWSVRAFNWLYYGKVKERVSKQSVDIDTFFYPLDAIGHWNRIYSTNGFTQYQFILPKDTSYKGLEEILTVIADSGKGSFLAVLKLYGKANRNWLSFPMEGYSLALDFKIEKGLFSLLDRLDEIVLKHKGRIYLTKDVRVNKKTFEQGYPHIEKFRQYREKNKMTARFQSLQSRRVQI; this is translated from the coding sequence ATGAAAACCTGCAGTGCGTGGGGCATGTACCCTAAAATAAAATGTCAATACTTCAAGTTCGATAAAAAAGAGACCCTTAAACGGATCATCAGTAACCATGGTGAACTGATCCCTTACGGAAACGGAAGAAGTTATGGTGACAGTGCATTAAGTACCAATATTATCACTTTAAACTCCCACGATTACTTTTTAGATTTTGATGAAGAGAAAGGTTTGCTCCATCTTGAAGCAGGCGTACTACTTTCGGATATTCTCGAACACTTCGTTCCAAGAGGGTGGTTCCTTAAGGTTACACCAGGAACAAAGCTCATCACTGTTGGCGGTGCGATTGCCTCTGATGTTCATGGTAAAAACCACCATAGGGAAGGCTGTTTCTCTGAATGTATTGAAGATTTCAGCATAATGCTTGAACATGGAGAAGTTGTTAGCTGTTCCAGAGAAAAAACACCAGAACTTTTTAAAGCAACTTGCGGAGGTATGGGACTGACCGGTGTCATTCTCGATGCCAGAATCTACCTTAAAAAGATAAACTCGCAATACATTGAGCAGACCACCATCAAAACCCAAAATCTCAAAGAGACTTTCGAAGCTTTTGAAGCTTACAGCCATATGCCGTATTCGGTTGCCTGGATTGACTGCCTTGCCAAAAAAGACAAGATAGGCAAATGCCTGCTGATGGTTGGAGATTTTAAGAATGACGGCAGACTGGATTACAAAATAAAAAAGCAAAAAGAAATTCCTTTCAATTTTCCAGGCTTTGCGCTTAATAAGTGGAGTGTTAGAGCTTTTAACTGGCTTTACTACGGTAAAGTCAAAGAACGGGTTTCAAAACAAAGTGTCGACATCGATACCTTTTTCTATCCACTTGACGCAATCGGTCACTGGAACCGTATCTACAGTACAAATGGTTTCACACAGTACCAGTTCATTCTACCTAAAGATACAAGCTATAAAGGCTTGGAAGAAATCCTGACCGTCATTGCCGACTCCGGCAAAGGCTCCTTCCTTGCCGTACTGAAACTCTACGGCAAGGCCAACAGGAATTGGCTCTCTTTCCCCATGGAAGGTTACAGCCTTGCTCTTGATTTCAAGATAGAAAAAGGCCTCTTTTCACTGCTGGATAGACTCGATGAGATAGTACTGAAACACAAGGGTAGAATTTACCTTACCAAAGATGTCAGAGTAAACAAAAAAACATTCGAGCAGGGATACCCGCATATAGAGAAATTCAGACAATACAGAGAAAAGAATAAGATGACTGCCAGATTCCAGTCCCTGCAATCAAGAAGAGTGCAAATTTAA
- a CDS encoding UbiA prenyltransferase family protein produces MDILSVVKLMRPHQYIKNLFIFLPLFFAMKITDITLLSNAFFAFIAFSFTASAVYTLNDYHDIQEDKQHPKKKNRPLASGAITKPQAIAIMGILSTLGFLLMTALSWEAAGILLAYVVMNIAYSFYFKHIAILDVTIIAIGFVLRLFIGSAVTDVPLSMWIVVMTFLLALFMALAKRRDDVLIYLDTGKKMRRVIDGYNLQFLDTAMAIMASVVIVAYTIYTTSPEVVYRTQSSYLYITALFVILGVMRYLQIAFIHKNSGSPTKIMLKDHFMQLVLFGWIITFAWILY; encoded by the coding sequence ATGGATATACTATCTGTTGTAAAGCTCATGCGTCCTCATCAATATATTAAAAATCTATTTATATTCCTTCCACTCTTCTTTGCCATGAAAATTACAGATATTACTCTCTTATCCAACGCTTTTTTCGCTTTTATTGCTTTTTCTTTCACTGCGAGTGCCGTTTATACACTTAATGATTATCACGATATCCAAGAAGACAAACAACATCCAAAAAAGAAAAACCGGCCATTGGCATCTGGAGCCATTACAAAACCACAGGCTATTGCAATCATGGGAATATTATCTACACTGGGATTTCTGTTGATGACTGCATTGTCATGGGAAGCGGCAGGCATACTCCTTGCCTACGTAGTCATGAATATTGCCTACAGTTTCTACTTTAAACATATTGCAATTTTGGATGTCACTATCATCGCCATCGGTTTTGTATTGCGTCTTTTTATCGGATCGGCTGTTACGGATGTTCCTCTTTCCATGTGGATCGTTGTCATGACATTTCTTCTGGCTCTTTTCATGGCGTTGGCAAAACGCAGAGACGATGTACTTATCTATCTCGATACAGGTAAAAAAATGCGTAGGGTTATCGATGGATACAATCTCCAGTTTCTTGATACCGCAATGGCGATTATGGCTTCCGTGGTTATTGTTGCCTATACTATATACACCACATCTCCTGAAGTGGTGTATAGAACACAAAGTTCCTATCTTTATATTACTGCCCTTTTTGTCATTTTGGGTGTTATGCGCTATCTTCAGATAGCCTTTATACACAAAAATAGCGGTTCTCCAACCAAAATCATGCTCAAAGACCATTTTATGCAGCTTGTATTATTTGGGTGGATTATTACTTTTGCCTGGATCCTTTACTAA
- a CDS encoding GtrA family protein, which produces MLVAKYGIFALISTLVNLFFQWMSFSVYDSFGSLYVAMFAGTLAGLFAKYILDKKWIFYHTPKDKKDDARKFLLYSFMGIFTTIIFWGTEMAFYYLISNPNAKYAGAVIGLTLGYIIKYFLDKKYVFIHKKEATT; this is translated from the coding sequence ATGTTGGTCGCAAAGTATGGCATCTTTGCTCTAATCTCCACATTGGTCAATCTCTTTTTTCAATGGATGAGTTTTAGTGTCTACGATAGTTTCGGCTCACTTTATGTAGCGATGTTCGCTGGAACACTTGCAGGCTTGTTTGCCAAATATATATTGGACAAAAAATGGATATTTTATCATACTCCAAAGGACAAAAAAGATGATGCCAGGAAATTTTTGCTGTACTCATTCATGGGCATATTCACCACCATTATCTTCTGGGGAACGGAAATGGCTTTTTATTATCTTATATCTAATCCTAACGCCAAATATGCCGGTGCCGTTATTGGCCTGACTCTTGGCTATATCATCAAGTACTTTCTTGACAAAAAATATGTTTTTATCCATAAAAAAGAGGCAACAACATGA
- a CDS encoding DUF4214 domain-containing protein translates to MALTQTEVSELYVTIFNRASEGDGNIYWQSSTDAVTAANNMLATDAAKDYFGGSMDSDAAFVAWIYQNTLNKTVADDPDGQQYWVDQLASGVSRGEMVVNMIDAINTYSGSTDPLTLAAYNQFHNRTVVSDYTADTLHNAPDDWATALSFGAPTGLYVTDDAATVTSAEEQINDMSAFHLTVNPDTATAGTFIADRGWNPGGTDQMNTLNDDDHLTGVGTNPTLDFTFVTDSETGDYDIMPTMNNMETINVAFTADAVSAPLQTLDLQDTTGVAHLNATRIDQAVTVTFDNIQDRLQDASISRTNDDANSNVIFDHRAAALAGATDQVALELNDAQVNNVRFDGVTQGYETINLSSHGDANMMNTFTAEELETLLIDGDQNLTLGGTVTIQNGVSGQREGDFFTAGLANVAGSLTTVNATNLSGDLTYNIGNEMDAGADGTSGQSVELHVVGGNGNDSFVITNGVQIGSAVGNTDTIDGGAGLNSLTLTGANGPIGQVLAEAATGPSMTHIQTLDIRSGHDNNAVGDVVTVDADAFDELATISVRNEGMRVVGGIPVNRAEGMVVNLNDLTVAQADHIEVLHGTTGNSRIANNIIVADVKTNTAADSLGVTIADGINVDPRFNLQLNDTVGTSFENVTITDMDTESNTIDLNSNGNQTGTITLIGGEAGDFMNLDTNGLVNRSGLYQYDTSGNAVDTAGIQDVGTTAGNVRLTASTIDASQAVSDVVVRVSEGANGAVGAQNITMGTGNDTVIFDALENGTSGLSVSDTVAGAAGNDTLVIDGDISAAGAPTDISLGASEWTNVSGFETLQLVGNGGVDSVAVGTKNAYNLILTDQLVDDNASDANQLDIVNDNGNVPTASRNNGVTIDATKLSASNSFTYDGQERDATVTVATFMTPDKFIFADANINGSSVIDGGANVTNTAGGTKAAGHTANADVLEIQNTAIVTTGDLAGITNVSNLRFTNDQATDQTITLSLNDAVVDRMVNNTAAADGTNAATIGQTNETLTIRAIDNGAISDSILDMNTDGMTNAALQLNVRGGGGADTINGGTGADVLNGRGGADTIDGGTGVDTLTGGAGADTFVYTSGLDSWVGAVDTITDFTTGTDFINVHAAVAAAVVGPVATTLTAAHFSSAAASLANGAAMGGAAGAANVYLDTTNNDIYVDLNGNNVYDAGSDLYIHNTGVAGTATTGDFIV, encoded by the coding sequence ATGGCTTTAACTCAAACAGAAGTTTCAGAACTATACGTTACTATTTTCAATCGAGCAAGTGAGGGGGACGGGAATATATATTGGCAGTCGTCTACAGACGCTGTAACAGCTGCTAACAATATGCTTGCCACAGATGCTGCAAAAGATTACTTTGGCGGTAGCATGGATTCGGATGCAGCATTCGTTGCATGGATTTATCAGAACACGCTAAACAAAACAGTGGCAGACGATCCTGATGGTCAGCAGTACTGGGTAGACCAGCTTGCATCTGGTGTCAGTAGAGGAGAAATGGTAGTTAACATGATAGACGCTATCAACACTTACTCCGGCTCGACAGATCCATTAACATTGGCTGCTTACAACCAGTTCCATAATAGAACAGTTGTTTCAGACTATACAGCCGATACACTGCATAATGCACCTGATGACTGGGCAACAGCTTTGTCATTCGGAGCTCCGACGGGTCTTTATGTAACAGATGATGCTGCAACAGTTACATCTGCAGAAGAGCAGATCAACGATATGAGTGCATTCCACCTGACAGTCAATCCTGACACTGCAACGGCAGGCACATTCATCGCAGACAGAGGATGGAACCCCGGTGGTACTGACCAAATGAATACACTGAACGACGATGACCATCTGACAGGTGTAGGTACTAACCCAACGTTGGACTTTACATTTGTAACTGACAGTGAGACGGGTGATTACGATATCATGCCTACGATGAACAACATGGAAACAATCAACGTTGCATTTACCGCTGATGCAGTTTCGGCTCCTCTGCAGACACTTGACCTGCAGGACACAACAGGTGTTGCACATCTGAACGCAACTAGAATTGATCAAGCGGTTACTGTAACATTTGACAATATTCAAGATAGATTACAGGATGCTTCCATATCTAGAACGAATGACGACGCTAATAGTAATGTAATTTTTGATCACAGAGCAGCAGCGCTTGCCGGTGCAACTGATCAAGTAGCACTGGAATTAAATGATGCTCAGGTAAACAATGTTAGATTTGATGGTGTGACTCAGGGTTATGAAACCATTAACCTCTCTTCACATGGAGATGCCAACATGATGAATACCTTTACTGCCGAAGAGCTTGAGACACTGCTTATAGATGGTGACCAGAACTTGACACTTGGTGGTACCGTAACCATTCAAAACGGGGTAAGCGGTCAGAGAGAAGGAGACTTCTTCACAGCAGGCTTGGCCAATGTTGCAGGTTCGCTGACAACAGTAAATGCTACAAACCTCTCAGGAGACTTAACATATAACATCGGTAATGAAATGGATGCAGGTGCAGATGGCACAAGCGGTCAATCTGTAGAATTACATGTTGTCGGTGGTAACGGAAACGATTCATTTGTGATTACAAATGGTGTACAGATCGGATCAGCCGTAGGAAATACAGATACAATTGACGGTGGAGCAGGTCTAAACTCTTTAACATTGACAGGTGCGAATGGTCCAATAGGTCAAGTGCTTGCTGAAGCAGCAACAGGTCCTTCAATGACTCATATTCAGACTTTGGATATTAGAAGTGGTCATGACAACAATGCAGTTGGAGATGTAGTTACTGTAGATGCCGATGCTTTTGATGAACTTGCTACAATCAGTGTAAGAAATGAAGGTATGAGAGTAGTTGGTGGTATTCCGGTAAACAGAGCTGAAGGTATGGTTGTAAATCTGAATGACTTGACTGTTGCGCAGGCTGATCATATTGAGGTACTTCATGGTACAACAGGTAACAGCCGTATCGCAAACAATATCATTGTTGCTGATGTTAAAACAAACACAGCCGCAGACAGCCTGGGAGTTACAATTGCTGATGGTATCAATGTAGATCCTAGATTTAACCTGCAGTTGAACGATACAGTAGGTACATCATTTGAAAATGTAACTATTACAGATATGGATACAGAAAGTAACACGATCGATCTTAACAGTAATGGTAACCAGACAGGTACCATCACATTGATTGGCGGTGAAGCTGGTGACTTTATGAACCTCGATACAAATGGTTTGGTAAACAGATCAGGTTTATACCAATATGACACTTCAGGTAATGCAGTTGATACAGCTGGTATCCAAGATGTTGGTACTACCGCAGGAAATGTTAGACTGACTGCTTCAACCATTGATGCTTCACAGGCAGTGAGTGATGTAGTGGTAAGAGTTTCTGAAGGTGCAAACGGTGCTGTCGGTGCACAAAACATTACAATGGGTACAGGAAATGATACTGTTATTTTTGATGCTCTTGAAAATGGTACATCAGGACTTTCTGTTTCTGACACTGTAGCTGGTGCTGCAGGTAACGATACATTGGTAATCGATGGTGACATTTCTGCTGCCGGTGCTCCTACAGACATAAGCCTTGGTGCTTCAGAGTGGACAAATGTTTCCGGTTTTGAAACATTGCAACTGGTTGGAAATGGCGGAGTCGATAGTGTTGCCGTTGGTACAAAGAATGCTTACAACCTTATCTTGACAGATCAGTTGGTAGACGATAATGCTTCTGATGCCAATCAACTGGATATCGTCAATGACAACGGAAATGTTCCTACAGCAAGCCGGAACAACGGTGTGACAATAGATGCAACAAAGCTTTCTGCAAGCAATTCATTTACCTATGATGGGCAGGAAAGAGATGCTACTGTTACAGTTGCAACATTTATGACACCTGATAAATTTATATTTGCAGATGCAAACATAAACGGTTCTTCAGTAATCGATGGTGGAGCAAACGTTACCAATACGGCTGGTGGTACTAAAGCGGCTGGACACACAGCAAACGCAGATGTTCTTGAAATTCAAAATACTGCCATTGTAACAACGGGTGACCTTGCTGGCATAACCAACGTTTCTAACTTGAGATTTACAAACGATCAGGCAACTGACCAGACAATTACTTTAAGTTTAAATGATGCAGTAGTTGACAGAATGGTAAACAACACAGCTGCAGCCGATGGCACAAATGCTGCTACAATTGGTCAAACAAATGAAACATTGACTATTAGAGCAATTGACAACGGTGCTATCTCGGATTCTATCTTGGATATGAATACTGACGGCATGACAAATGCAGCATTGCAGCTTAATGTTAGAGGTGGTGGTGGTGCAGATACCATTAATGGTGGTACTGGTGCCGATGTTCTTAACGGACGTGGTGGTGCAGATACTATTGACGGTGGTACTGGCGTAGATACACTGACAGGTGGTGCTGGTGCAGATACATTTGTGTACACCAGCGGTTTGGATTCATGGGTAGGTGCAGTTGATACAATCACTGACTTTACTACCGGTACTGATTTTATTAATGTTCATGCAGCAGTAGCAGCTGCAGTTGTTGGTCCTGTTGCTACGACACTTACGGCTGCTCACTTTAGTTCAGCTGCCGCATCACTTGCGAATGGTGCTGCTATGGGTGGTGCTGCCGGTGCAGCGAACGTATATCTTGATACGACCAATAATGATATTTATGTTGACCTTAACGGTAACAACGTTTATGATGCTGGGTCTGATTTATATATTCACAATACTGGTGTAGCGGGTACGGCTACGACAGGTGATTTCATAGTATAA